Proteins encoded within one genomic window of Spirulina major PCC 6313:
- a CDS encoding heavy-metal-associated domain-containing protein gives MLIQIHVPSMVCQACVKTITNAIKANDPAAIVEADLSQHQVTVNGALDREQVKAMILAVGHEVA, from the coding sequence ATGCTGATTCAAATTCATGTGCCGAGTATGGTTTGTCAAGCCTGCGTCAAAACCATCACCAATGCGATCAAAGCGAATGACCCTGCTGCCATTGTGGAGGCAGACTTGAGCCAACATCAGGTTACGGTCAACGGTGCTCTAGATCGAGAACAGGTGAAAGCAATGATTCTGGCGGTCGGCCACGAGGTGGCTTAG
- a CDS encoding PAS domain S-box protein, giving the protein MDKPTIICVDDEILVLSSLRDLLYQALGDNYCIEVAESGEEALELLTELLQDKVEIPLIISDQLMPGLKGDALLVETHRQSPKTLNVMLTGQVSPEAMGRAVNQASLYQYVAKPWNGSELIELVRTALQDYFQTQNQQEINVSLQALNVQLEKEVDVRTSMLRYNLALNRLMAQASTQLLKTAVQDLDQEIQAVLEQFGTFIRVDRSYLFQALPCGRRVSCTHEWCASGITAHQDDLQRVELTMFPWVFGRIFAGETVYIPVVADCWEETEAAREVLIQQGIQSLLCVPIMVQGECFGFVGFDAVRQQRQWSEQEIQGLQIMGELFAGAIQRQRTELALQESEERFRSAFDHAAIGMAIVSLENRFVKVNAVFCEMLGYSERELRSLTFPQITHPDDLSGNLQQRERLMRGEVQSYQLEKRYLTKRRADIWVLLNVALVRDRSDRPLYFVTQIQDIRDRKWMEQAIQDREQRLRRITDTIPSVVYVYHLLPNGEHFFSFASSETEHLHEVSAQAMCDDPNTIFDLIVPDDRDHLNASIAHSAATLEPWQCEYRIRTASGRLKWIQGTAKPARQPDHSIIWYGVLTEVTTLKETEAALQESESRHRMMLDAIPDLMIFMDGDGVYLGKFRSRHSRDLIPLAQDHQSMGKSILDLLPPEIAQRQLEAVKAAIATQTVQVFEQELWFEGQHIYEEVRIIPYHINTALLIIRNINDRKEAELALQRSEAKMRALINALPDLLIRMHRDGTHLEIHSPTTFNTVVPLAEAIGRNIRDLLPPEMAEQRLAFCERALATGEIQRYEFPIQVQGQVAWEEARIVPLNADEVLIVVRDLTQRYQVEAALRHSEATTRALLQAIPDILIQLDRDGNRLNFFARDNFPVYNPNTIAIGGNIRDTLPPEIVQKRLACIAAALDTGTVQVDEYTLIIDDDLRYQEARFVPILDNQVLVIVRDVSDRKRFELELQQAKDAAEAASIAKSRFLANMSHELRTPLNAILGFAQVMERDATLSPHHQDNLQIILRSGDHLLSLINNILDLSKIEAGHLTANPVPFDLINLVQAVYDLLHHAAIAKGLQLDLSLDPQIPRYVCSDSVKLRQILINLVSNAIKFTAHGSVRLQVIPCTTETRPDDLSFLIEDTGVGIHPHEQSKIFEAFEQTTAGQNVPNGTGLGLTISMRFVELLGGRLMLCSEPGQGSTFCVTLPMPATDAILPTEQAEMRRVQGIATDCSPPRLLVVDADDLGRRFLVELLSSIGFQLQAAATAPDALAQWQTHRPDLIMIDLDVPDALTTMEQIRTQEAANPTGQPMPIIALTAHAFEHDREAAIAAGCDAFLPKPCTEADLLTTLASHLNIIYTYKSPAPKPSQDPLPTLQPNDFEGLPLAWVQNLNKMAMLCYDVQVHQLIAELSPDHNRLRQMLSHHANNFDMEPIINVTQLYLEQCGESLDQVD; this is encoded by the coding sequence ATGGATAAACCGACAATCATTTGTGTTGATGATGAAATATTGGTGTTGTCAAGCTTGCGGGACTTGTTATACCAAGCGTTGGGTGATAACTATTGTATTGAAGTGGCAGAAAGTGGTGAAGAAGCGCTCGAACTGCTGACGGAGTTATTGCAGGATAAAGTTGAAATTCCATTGATCATCAGTGATCAATTAATGCCGGGTCTCAAGGGGGATGCGCTGCTGGTTGAAACCCATCGTCAATCTCCCAAAACATTGAATGTGATGCTGACGGGGCAAGTGAGTCCGGAGGCGATGGGTCGGGCGGTGAATCAAGCCAGTTTATATCAATACGTGGCTAAGCCTTGGAATGGCTCGGAACTGATTGAACTGGTGCGGACGGCGTTGCAAGATTATTTCCAGACTCAGAATCAGCAGGAGATTAACGTATCCTTACAGGCGTTAAATGTCCAGCTTGAAAAAGAAGTGGATGTCCGAACATCTATGCTGCGCTACAATCTCGCCCTGAATCGATTGATGGCTCAGGCATCAACGCAGTTGTTGAAGACGGCGGTGCAGGACTTGGATCAGGAGATTCAGGCTGTGTTGGAGCAGTTTGGAACGTTTATCCGGGTTGATCGGAGTTATTTGTTTCAGGCGTTGCCGTGTGGAAGGCGGGTGTCTTGTACCCATGAATGGTGTGCGTCGGGAATTACTGCCCATCAAGATGATTTGCAACGGGTTGAGTTGACGATGTTTCCGTGGGTGTTTGGGCGGATTTTTGCGGGGGAGACGGTGTATATCCCGGTGGTGGCTGACTGTTGGGAGGAGACTGAGGCGGCCCGGGAGGTGTTGATCCAGCAGGGGATTCAGTCGTTGCTGTGTGTGCCGATTATGGTGCAGGGGGAGTGTTTTGGGTTTGTGGGGTTTGATGCGGTGCGTCAGCAGCGTCAGTGGTCGGAGCAGGAGATTCAGGGGCTTCAGATCATGGGGGAATTGTTTGCGGGGGCGATTCAGCGACAGCGGACGGAGTTGGCGCTGCAAGAGAGTGAGGAGCGGTTTCGGAGTGCGTTTGATCATGCGGCGATTGGGATGGCGATTGTGAGTTTGGAGAATCGCTTTGTCAAGGTGAATGCGGTGTTTTGTGAGATGTTGGGGTATTCGGAGCGGGAGTTGCGATCGCTGACGTTTCCGCAGATTACTCACCCGGATGATCTCAGTGGGAATTTGCAGCAGCGGGAACGGTTGATGCGCGGCGAAGTCCAGAGTTATCAGCTTGAAAAGCGGTATCTGACGAAGCGACGGGCGGATATATGGGTGTTGCTGAATGTGGCCCTGGTGCGCGATCGCTCCGATCGCCCCCTTTATTTTGTGACGCAGATTCAAGATATCCGCGATCGTAAATGGATGGAACAGGCCATCCAAGACCGAGAGCAACGCCTCCGCCGCATCACCGACACAATTCCGAGTGTGGTCTATGTCTATCATTTATTACCCAATGGTGAGCATTTTTTCTCCTTTGCCAGTTCTGAGACGGAGCACCTCCACGAAGTTTCAGCCCAGGCAATGTGTGATGATCCCAACACCATTTTTGATCTGATTGTGCCGGACGATCGCGATCACCTCAATGCCTCCATTGCCCACTCTGCTGCAACCCTAGAACCTTGGCAGTGTGAATATCGCATTCGCACCGCCAGCGGCCGATTGAAATGGATACAAGGCACGGCTAAACCAGCCCGACAACCGGATCACAGCATTATTTGGTATGGAGTTTTAACCGAAGTAACGACTCTCAAAGAAACCGAAGCGGCGTTGCAAGAAAGTGAATCACGTCATCGAATGATGCTCGATGCGATTCCGGACTTGATGATTTTTATGGATGGGGATGGGGTGTATTTGGGTAAGTTCCGATCGCGCCATAGTCGAGACTTGATCCCGCTCGCCCAGGATCATCAGTCAATGGGTAAAAGTATCTTGGATCTGTTGCCGCCGGAGATCGCCCAACGCCAACTTGAGGCGGTTAAGGCAGCGATCGCCACCCAAACGGTACAAGTCTTTGAACAAGAACTCTGGTTCGAGGGTCAGCACATCTACGAAGAAGTCCGGATCATTCCCTATCACATCAACACGGCGCTCTTGATCATTCGGAACATTAACGATCGCAAGGAAGCCGAACTCGCCCTCCAACGCAGCGAAGCCAAAATGCGGGCGTTAATCAACGCGCTGCCGGATTTGTTGATCCGTATGCACCGGGATGGAACCCATCTAGAGATTCACAGTCCGACCACCTTTAACACTGTCGTGCCTTTGGCCGAGGCGATCGGCCGCAATATCCGGGATCTTTTGCCGCCAGAAATGGCCGAACAACGGTTAGCCTTCTGTGAGCGTGCCCTAGCAACAGGGGAAATTCAGCGTTATGAATTTCCGATCCAAGTCCAGGGTCAAGTGGCTTGGGAAGAGGCGCGGATTGTCCCCCTCAATGCCGATGAAGTGCTGATCGTAGTGCGAGATCTGACCCAGCGATATCAAGTGGAAGCGGCCCTGCGCCACAGTGAAGCGACGACCCGCGCTCTGCTCCAAGCCATTCCCGATATTTTGATTCAGTTGGATCGAGACGGCAATCGCCTCAACTTTTTTGCCCGCGACAATTTCCCGGTCTATAACCCGAACACGATTGCGATTGGGGGAAATATTCGGGATACGCTGCCGCCAGAGATTGTCCAAAAGCGGCTTGCCTGCATTGCAGCGGCTCTGGATACCGGGACGGTGCAAGTTGATGAATATACGCTGATCATTGATGATGATTTGCGGTATCAAGAGGCGCGGTTTGTGCCGATTTTGGACAATCAAGTGCTGGTGATTGTGCGGGATGTTAGCGATCGCAAACGCTTTGAACTCGAACTGCAACAGGCCAAAGATGCCGCCGAAGCCGCCAGCATCGCCAAAAGTCGGTTCCTCGCCAACATGAGCCATGAACTCCGTACCCCCCTCAACGCGATTTTAGGCTTTGCCCAGGTGATGGAGCGTGATGCAACCCTGAGTCCACACCACCAAGACAATCTCCAGATTATTCTCCGCAGTGGCGATCATTTGCTGTCGTTGATTAATAACATTCTGGATCTGTCCAAAATTGAAGCGGGTCACCTGACGGCCAACCCTGTCCCCTTTGATTTAATCAACCTGGTGCAGGCGGTGTATGATTTGCTGCACCATGCAGCGATCGCCAAAGGACTCCAGCTTGATCTCAGCCTTGATCCGCAAATCCCGCGCTATGTCTGTTCCGATTCCGTCAAATTACGCCAAATCCTGATCAATCTCGTCAGCAATGCGATTAAATTTACAGCCCACGGCTCTGTCAGACTACAGGTAATCCCCTGCACCACCGAAACCCGACCCGATGATCTGTCATTTTTGATCGAAGATACCGGCGTTGGTATCCATCCCCATGAACAATCGAAAATTTTTGAGGCCTTTGAACAAACCACGGCTGGGCAGAACGTCCCCAACGGAACCGGCCTGGGCTTAACCATCAGTATGCGGTTTGTGGAATTACTTGGGGGTCGCCTGATGCTCTGTAGCGAACCGGGGCAGGGCAGTACCTTCTGTGTGACATTACCAATGCCCGCCACCGATGCCATTCTCCCCACCGAACAGGCTGAGATGCGACGGGTGCAAGGGATCGCGACAGACTGTAGCCCTCCCCGTCTGCTGGTTGTGGATGCGGATGATCTTGGCCGTCGTTTTCTGGTGGAACTGCTTTCTAGCATCGGGTTTCAACTCCAAGCCGCCGCCACCGCCCCTGATGCTCTGGCTCAATGGCAAACCCACCGCCCAGATCTGATCATGATCGATCTCGATGTGCCGGATGCGCTGACGACCATGGAACAGATTCGCACTCAGGAAGCAGCGAACCCCACCGGGCAGCCGATGCCGATAATTGCCCTCACGGCCCATGCCTTTGAGCACGATCGCGAGGCTGCGATCGCCGCCGGTTGTGATGCATTTCTCCCTAAACCCTGCACCGAAGCAGATCTGCTCACGACACTCGCCTCTCATCTGAACATCATCTATACCTACAAATCCCCGGCCCCCAAACCGTCCCAAGACCCCCTCCCCACACTTCAACCCAACGATTTTGAAGGTCTTCCCCTGGCGTGGGTACAAAACCTCAACAAAATGGCAATGCTCTGCTACGACGTACAAGTGCATCAGTTGATCGCAGAACTTTCCCCCGACCACAATCGATTGCGCCAAATGTTGAGCCACCATGCCAATAATTTCGACATGGAGCCCATCATCAACGTCACGCAACTCTATTTAGAGCAGTGTGGTGAGTCTTTGGATCAAGTAGATTGA
- a CDS encoding UbiD family decarboxylase: protein MARDLRGFIQQLEDRGQLRRITAPVDPELEIAEISNRMLTAGGPGLLFENVKGAKFPVAVNLMGTVERICWAMNRENLAELEDLGRKLGMLQQPKPPKTLAQGVDFGKLLFDVVKAKPGRDFFPPCQQVVIEEGDLDLNTLPLIRPYSGDAGKIITLGLVITKDVETGTPNVGVYRLQLQSNKTMTVHWLSVRGGARHLRKAAEAGKKLEVAIALGVDPLIIMAAATPIPVDLSEWLFAGLYGKSGVKLAKCKTVDLEVPADSEFVLEGTITPGEMLPDGPFGDHMGYYGGVEDSPLIRFHCMTHRKDPVYLTTFSGRPPKEEAMMAIALNRIYTPILRQQVSEITDFLLPMEALSYKMAIIAIDKAYPGQARRAALAFWSALPQFTYTKFVVVVDQDINIRDPRQVVWAISSKVDPVRDVFILPDTPFDTLDFASEKIGLGGRMGIDATTKIPPETDHAWGEVLESDPATAAQVDQRWAEYGLADINLTEVDPNVFGYEVR from the coding sequence ATGGCGAGAGATTTACGGGGCTTTATCCAACAACTCGAAGACCGCGGCCAACTGCGCCGCATCACCGCCCCCGTTGACCCAGAACTCGAAATCGCAGAAATTTCCAACCGGATGCTCACCGCTGGCGGCCCCGGCTTGCTCTTTGAAAATGTCAAGGGGGCAAAATTTCCCGTCGCCGTCAATTTAATGGGCACAGTGGAGCGAATTTGTTGGGCGATGAACCGGGAAAACCTCGCCGAACTCGAAGACCTGGGGCGTAAGTTGGGGATGCTCCAACAGCCGAAGCCCCCGAAAACCCTCGCCCAGGGGGTTGATTTTGGCAAATTACTTTTTGATGTGGTCAAAGCCAAGCCGGGGCGCGATTTTTTCCCGCCCTGTCAGCAGGTGGTCATTGAAGAGGGTGATCTCGACCTCAATACCCTTCCCCTGATCCGTCCCTACAGCGGCGACGCGGGGAAAATCATCACCCTGGGGCTGGTGATTACGAAGGATGTGGAAACGGGCACGCCCAATGTGGGGGTTTATCGATTGCAATTGCAGTCGAACAAGACGATGACGGTGCATTGGCTCTCGGTGCGGGGCGGGGCGCGACATTTGCGCAAGGCGGCGGAGGCGGGGAAAAAGCTAGAAGTTGCGATCGCCCTCGGTGTCGATCCCTTAATCATCATGGCCGCCGCCACGCCGATCCCCGTGGATCTGTCCGAATGGCTCTTTGCGGGACTCTATGGCAAAAGCGGGGTCAAGCTGGCCAAATGTAAAACCGTGGATCTCGAAGTTCCGGCAGACTCTGAATTTGTCCTTGAAGGGACGATCACCCCTGGTGAAATGCTCCCTGATGGCCCCTTTGGCGATCACATGGGCTATTACGGCGGCGTGGAAGATTCGCCCCTGATCCGCTTCCACTGCATGACCCACCGCAAAGATCCGGTGTATCTCACCACCTTCAGCGGTCGCCCGCCAAAAGAAGAAGCGATGATGGCGATCGCCCTCAACCGCATCTATACTCCAATACTCCGCCAGCAAGTCTCAGAAATCACCGATTTCCTCCTCCCCATGGAAGCCCTCAGCTACAAAATGGCGATTATTGCGATCGACAAAGCCTACCCCGGCCAAGCCCGCCGCGCCGCCCTCGCCTTCTGGTCAGCCCTGCCCCAATTCACCTACACGAAATTTGTCGTCGTCGTCGATCAAGACATCAACATCCGCGATCCCCGTCAAGTGGTGTGGGCGATTAGCTCCAAAGTTGACCCCGTGCGCGATGTGTTCATCCTCCCCGACACTCCCTTTGATACCCTCGATTTTGCCAGCGAAAAAATCGGCCTCGGCGGCCGCATGGGCATCGATGCCACCACGAAAATCCCCCCGGAAACCGATCACGCCTGGGGCGAAGTCCTCGAATCTGACCCCGCCACAGCCGCCCAAGTGGATCAACGCTGGGCTGAATACGGCCTCGCCGATATCAACCTCACGGAAGTTGATCCCAATGTGTTCGGCTACGAAGTCCGTTAA
- a CDS encoding AAA family ATPase, whose protein sequence is MIRQVDIRGFKSIYHATLKLGRVNSFIGANGVGKSNLLEALGVLGAAANGVVDDESLLRRGVRAGLPRLYKSSFASERTPPHITIEATSEANAVYRVSLLNPIESPEPAWSYKTEVLHDGKTDIISDGVRNKKNLNAQAGLAALQLVNLTMDNPAAQLMQKLQDFAIYCPNTPTLRGILPDQQSRFPVGLSGGQLAHGFAMLQQHLESQGEQGEAILEQVLELIDWVVDIETTSYGANLLSPKVPRTKQILKFSDRFMQKSRNELTAYDASEGALYVLFTALLCLLTQAPKILAIDNLDQALNPRLLKALISRIAGWLKHNALDRQLLFTVHNPAALDGLDLSDPEVRLFAVERNNKGQTVINRLTLTPQLMELNQQYPLSRLWLMGHLGAVPNV, encoded by the coding sequence ATGATTCGCCAAGTGGACATTCGAGGTTTTAAATCCATTTATCATGCCACACTTAAACTCGGTCGCGTTAACAGCTTTATTGGGGCGAATGGTGTTGGTAAAAGCAACCTCCTCGAAGCCTTGGGGGTGTTGGGGGCAGCAGCCAACGGCGTAGTTGATGATGAAAGTTTATTGCGGCGGGGAGTGCGGGCAGGGTTGCCCCGATTGTACAAAAGCTCATTTGCATCAGAGCGGACTCCGCCCCACATCACGATTGAGGCAACCAGTGAAGCTAATGCTGTTTACCGCGTTTCTTTACTGAATCCTATTGAATCCCCTGAACCCGCTTGGTCTTATAAAACCGAAGTTCTTCATGATGGAAAAACGGACATCATTTCTGATGGAGTTCGTAACAAGAAAAATCTGAATGCTCAAGCCGGACTTGCGGCTTTACAGTTAGTGAATTTGACAATGGATAACCCTGCTGCACAACTGATGCAAAAACTCCAAGATTTTGCAATTTATTGTCCAAATACCCCCACATTGCGCGGCATTTTGCCTGACCAGCAATCTCGTTTTCCCGTGGGTTTGAGTGGTGGACAGCTGGCCCATGGGTTCGCTATGTTGCAGCAACATTTGGAATCTCAGGGAGAGCAAGGTGAAGCTATTTTGGAGCAAGTTTTAGAACTCATTGATTGGGTTGTGGATATTGAAACCACTAGCTACGGAGCGAACCTGCTCTCACCCAAAGTGCCACGGACTAAGCAGATTTTGAAATTTAGCGATCGCTTCATGCAAAAAAGCCGTAACGAACTCACTGCCTATGATGCTAGCGAAGGCGCACTTTATGTACTGTTTACCGCGTTACTTTGTCTCCTAACTCAAGCCCCTAAAATATTGGCCATTGACAACCTAGATCAGGCACTCAACCCCCGCTTACTGAAGGCACTGATCTCGCGGATCGCCGGTTGGCTAAAACACAATGCTCTGGATCGACAACTGCTTTTCACCGTCCATAACCCTGCTGCTTTAGATGGTTTAGACTTATCCGATCCTGAGGTGCGTCTATTTGCGGTCGAGCGTAACAATAAGGGTCAAACCGTGATTAATCGCCTCACTCTCACACCCCAACTGATGGAACTCAATCAACAATATCCCCTCTCTCGTCTGTGGCTGATGGGACATTTAGGAGCCGTGCCCAATGTCTGA
- a CDS encoding SirB1 family protein: MVLVPARQWFQTLVQKPEAMIDLTAAALAIAQEEYPNLDPAHCHEQLETLAAEVRSRLPATPYPLKVIEAINHVLYTEHQFQGNTDQYYDPRNSFLNDVLDRHLGIPITLALVYLDISQRIDFPMVGIGMPGHFLIRPEFEAVGIFVDAFNRGEILFEQDCEALLSQIYQRPITLQTHFLEPVTAKLFLARMLNNLKHIYLNQSEFTKGIACCDRILLLFPDHPLEHRTRGLLHYELQHWPAARHDLQQYLHLTPNAQDTLMIQRLLLELTTR, encoded by the coding sequence ATGGTGCTTGTTCCGGCCCGGCAATGGTTTCAAACTCTGGTGCAAAAACCGGAGGCGATGATCGATCTCACCGCTGCGGCCTTGGCGATCGCCCAAGAGGAATACCCCAACCTCGACCCGGCTCACTGTCACGAGCAACTTGAAACCCTGGCGGCGGAAGTGCGATCGCGCCTCCCCGCCACCCCCTACCCCTTGAAAGTGATCGAGGCGATTAACCACGTCCTCTACACCGAGCACCAATTTCAAGGCAACACCGACCAATACTACGACCCCCGCAATAGTTTCCTCAACGACGTACTCGATCGCCACCTCGGTATTCCCATCACCCTCGCCCTCGTTTATCTCGATATTTCCCAGCGCATCGACTTTCCCATGGTGGGGATCGGGATGCCAGGACATTTTTTAATCCGCCCCGAATTTGAAGCGGTGGGCATTTTTGTCGATGCCTTTAATCGGGGTGAAATCCTCTTTGAGCAAGACTGTGAAGCCCTCCTCAGTCAAATCTATCAACGCCCGATTACCCTCCAAACCCACTTTTTAGAACCCGTCACCGCCAAACTGTTTTTGGCGCGGATGTTGAATAATCTCAAGCACATTTATCTCAATCAATCGGAGTTTACGAAGGGAATTGCCTGCTGCGATCGCATCCTCCTCCTCTTCCCCGATCATCCCCTCGAACACCGCACCCGCGGCCTCCTCCACTACGAACTCCAACACTGGCCCGCCGCCCGCCACGATCTCCAACAGTATCTCCACCTCACCCCCAACGCCCAAGACACCCTCATGATCCAGCGTCTCCTCCTCGAACTCACCACCCGTTGA
- a CDS encoding ABC-F family ATP-binding cassette domain-containing protein, with the protein MLRLEHISKIYPTGEVLKDVTWEVKDSDRIGLVGVNGAGKSTQMQIIMGHIEPTSGKIIRPADLRIGYLTQEFDVDPARTVREELWTVFHDANTTHAELMRVTHAMESADPDTLDTLLHKMDKLQRRFEALNGYALDAEIEKILPEMGFDPDDGDRLVCTFSGGWQMRLSLAKIMLQDPDLLLLDEPTNHLDLETIEWLEGYLKDLKTPMVVISHDREFLDRLCTQIVETERGVSTTYLGNYSAYLAQKAETQAAQLSTYERQQKEIAKQQEFVERFRASATRSTQAKSREKQLGKIDRIEAPIANLRSLKFTFPTASRSGREVVKIEDLSHTYGDKVLFLGANLLVERGDRIAFLGPNGCGKSTLLRMIVGLESPEDGSAEFGDHNIIPGYFEQNQAEALDLKKSVLDTIHDEVPDWKNEEVRTLLGRFLFSGETVYKPVAALSGGEKARLALAKMLLCPVNVLILDEPTNHLDIPAKEMLESALHDYDGTVLIVSHDRYFISQVATKIVEVRDGDLVVYNGDYHYYLDKIAEENARIEAQKQAEADAAKRAAKRAKQKEKEQARKNKATV; encoded by the coding sequence ATGCTGCGCTTAGAACATATCAGTAAAATCTATCCGACCGGAGAAGTCCTTAAGGATGTCACGTGGGAGGTTAAAGACAGCGATCGCATTGGCCTCGTCGGTGTTAACGGCGCGGGCAAATCCACCCAGATGCAAATAATTATGGGGCACATCGAACCCACGAGCGGTAAGATCATCCGCCCCGCTGACTTGAGAATCGGGTATTTAACGCAGGAATTTGACGTTGACCCAGCCCGAACTGTGCGCGAAGAGCTTTGGACGGTGTTTCACGATGCTAACACCACCCACGCAGAGTTAATGCGGGTCACCCACGCCATGGAAAGTGCTGACCCCGACACCCTCGATACTCTGCTCCACAAGATGGACAAGCTCCAGCGGCGGTTTGAAGCCCTCAATGGCTACGCCCTCGATGCGGAAATTGAGAAGATTTTACCGGAAATGGGGTTTGATCCTGACGATGGCGATCGCCTCGTCTGCACCTTCAGCGGCGGCTGGCAAATGCGCCTTAGTCTCGCCAAAATTATGCTCCAAGACCCGGATCTGCTCCTCCTTGATGAGCCGACCAATCACCTCGATCTTGAAACCATCGAATGGCTCGAAGGCTATTTAAAAGACCTCAAAACCCCGATGGTGGTGATCTCCCATGACCGGGAATTCCTCGATCGCCTCTGCACCCAGATCGTCGAAACCGAGCGCGGCGTTTCCACCACCTATCTCGGCAACTATTCCGCCTACCTTGCCCAAAAAGCTGAAACCCAAGCCGCCCAACTCAGCACCTACGAACGCCAACAGAAAGAAATCGCCAAACAACAGGAATTCGTCGAACGATTCCGCGCCAGCGCCACCCGCAGCACCCAAGCAAAAAGCCGCGAAAAGCAACTGGGCAAAATCGATCGCATCGAGGCCCCGATCGCCAACCTCCGCAGCCTCAAATTCACCTTCCCCACTGCCTCCCGCAGTGGCCGCGAAGTGGTAAAAATCGAAGACCTTTCCCATACCTACGGCGATAAGGTGCTCTTTTTAGGGGCGAATTTGCTCGTGGAACGGGGCGATCGCATCGCCTTCCTCGGCCCCAACGGCTGCGGTAAATCCACCCTGCTCCGGATGATCGTCGGCCTCGAATCTCCCGAAGATGGTTCCGCCGAGTTTGGCGATCACAACATCATCCCCGGCTACTTCGAGCAAAACCAAGCCGAAGCCCTCGACCTTAAAAAAAGCGTCCTCGACACGATTCACGACGAAGTCCCCGACTGGAAAAACGAAGAAGTCCGCACCCTCCTCGGTCGTTTTCTCTTCAGCGGTGAAACAGTGTACAAACCCGTCGCCGCCCTGAGTGGGGGTGAAAAAGCCCGCCTGGCTCTGGCGAAAATGCTGCTCTGTCCGGTGAATGTGTTGATCCTCGATGAGCCGACGAATCACCTCGACATTCCCGCCAAGGAAATGCTCGAATCCGCCCTCCACGACTACGACGGCACCGTGTTGATCGTCTCCCACGATCGCTATTTCATCTCCCAAGTCGCCACGAAAATCGTCGAAGTACGGGACGGGGATTTAGTCGTCTACAACGGCGATTATCACTACTATCTCGACAAAATCGCCGAGGAAAACGCCCGCATCGAAGCCCAAAAACAAGCCGAAGCCGATGCCGCCAAACGCGCCGCTAAACGCGCCAAACAAAAGGAAAAAGAGCAAGCCCGCAAGAACAAAGCCACGGTCTAG